The DNA segment TTTGGCCAAAAGATTCGTAAAAGATTGACAAAATATAACATAACACTTAAATGCACAAATCACAAGGTCTATATATATACCATTGAGTGGAGAATTTCTTAGCTGATTTCTTACCTTGAACTTCTGTCAACACATTCATATCACAGGTAATTTGGAATCTTATCAGCGGGTGTCATCTAAGCTTAAGCTTGGAACTTTTGAAGATGAATATACTGAAAATATTAGTGCAGTCTCAACTGCGTCTCAGCAAAATAGTGGGGAGGCAGATGCTGCTGCACAAGTGAAGAGTGGTGAGAAAAAGCTTTATGTAAATAACAAGTTTATGTAATTAAAAGGAAAGGACATTACTACGTTGTTCTTCTGAAACTTATTTCTGTTGTTAACCTCTGCTGTCTGTTGTTAGGAAGGATTCCTGTTCGGTTATATGTATGGACTGTCACTGAGGACTTTGATGATTTAGAAAGTGCACCTCAAATTGATAATTGGGACAAAGTCCATTCTGTTAGCTGTGCACACTCACAAATGGCGGAAGGCACAAAAATCAGCTATAGTTGAATGAAGTTGTTGTTGATGACAAAATGAAAGGTCGGGCACGTTAGAAAATGAAAATCTTATAATAAAGAGTCCTACTgaatataataacaaaatatataataataagacTTTTGAAGAACTTTAATTCATCATAAAGAACATCAGGGAGAAAAAACCCCTGGACAAACAATCTAAAAAGGAAAAACCACAGCTGAGGATCAGCCTGCATGCTATATCCCCAATAATTGAGAAGGAAAAAAGTATAATATGAATTTAGAGGGAAAAAAAACTGGGTTAGCTAGGAGCTATATAAAAAATCAGAGACATGTAACCACAAAATGAATTGAAGACTAATTAGCTGAAACAGAAAACAATATCCCAGGAAAATTTGAAGATGTGTAGCAGAGTAAAATATGTTATCATTGCTATTTAAATTTAAGCTGCATCTTTTCCTCTGGCTCTCAGTTATCCCTTCTGCACCTGTGTTGAGTGTCATACGCCACCCGAAAAGAATAAGCCTGCACTTTTTAAAGTGACTTTACCCTGAGATTTTATGTCATATAACATTATGATCCCAATTCATCAACTTACAAATTATCACAAATATTTATTTGCAATCCTTCAACAGCAAATTCATTTTTGATGATCTGTTAACATTACAGCTGCTGTCATAAGTTCAGAATTATTTACATTCATATTTCATGATTTCATATTATTGGTGAAAGATTTCtggttttagattttttatttcttaatatgTTGGGAAGAGATGGTGTTAAAGCAATGTCATGTTTATATCCCACTATTTTTAGGGGTAGCGATTCATCAGTTCAATTACTACCCTACTAgttctttttaaatttctcaTGATTAATAAGTATCATTATGCTAGTATTACCGTCATTTCCATTTTCCTACATTGTTATTGATGTCATGCATGTCTGTTATATCTATTTGGTGCAGGCAAATACTTCAGCTTAAATGATGCAATCAAATCCCTTCTTCCCGAGTATTTTCCAGGAAGTTCCTTTGACAATTTAGGAGATGCAAGCACCAAGCAAAGTGTAGGAGATGAGCGAGAAAATACATGTGATCCTGACTCATCTTCCCTTCCTCTCGAGAATGCCGAAATCAAGCTCGTGCGCATTCAAGGCATAGAACCATGTTTGGAGATACCCTTTTCTTGGGTAGTTAACAACTTAATGAACCCTGAGTATTTTCTTCACATCTGTGTTTGCTTGAAAGTTTCAGAAGCCAATGCATTGCAATAGGTTTTGAATTTAGTTGTGCTAGGAAATATAATTACTGGAAAAATCAGAAAGTTACAATTCTTTTGTACATAATTGTACAGAACCAAATTATATTCATTTCACAATTCGTTTGGTTTTTTCTACTTGAAAGTGTAATATATGTTAACAGATAGTTCTTTTCCCCTTCCAATCAATGGTACTAGTCCCTCCATAAGACTATATTCCAATTCCTATATTTCCTTTCTTACTATATTCCAATTCCTATATTTCCTTTCTTCCTATGAAACATGGATACTTCGCTGAGTTGTTGTGTCTGTGTCGGATATATTTCAGACAGCATGTTCATTGACATTTGACCGACTGTCTTTTGTATTTAACCatctcttaataaaaaataaaatatccttTCCTAAATACACTTAGACACCTAAATATCATTATGTGTTAGCGtgtttaactttatttttaatttgtattattaaaatgagtttaaaaatattatacattattatttattaaaatgaaagaatattttaaatatttaatataatttaaaaaagacatcaaaagtaattaaaaaattaatttatattttaacattaataaaatattaaaatatgaataaattaataTCTGTACATCATAGCGTTCTTCCTTTCTATCACTGAATTGGTTGAAATTTAAAAGGGCTACTCCGCAAAATTTCGTTTTTATATTTGTTGTTGAGGATGCATGCCATTATATGTTTAAAATTATATTCGAGTGTGTTATTCCCAAACTATAATGACAATAATCAATCCACTCGCTTGAAGCATTGCTTCATCCGaccattttatttgtttatctatTTCAACTTCTCTCAAATATTCCAACCTTTACATagaggataataataataataattgttcaaATTTTTCCAAAAGGGTAAGCCATCAAAATTAACATGTCAAAGGGAAGACACAGTGTTTTAGATTTTTGGAGAAGCCCATTTTGTAGagtaaaaattgaatttcatctataaaaatttgtttccAACTTAATTTATTCCAACAAATTTCAATAAATCTAGTTTGTTCCCACAAATTTAACACGGtattcaataaatttttgttatcaTATTATTAGGTAGCGTTTAATATAGAGACAGAGACTAAAAGACTGAGATTGAGAGATAGAGACTAAGAGATAGAaactgaaataaattttaatattttgtttggtaCAAAATGGGAGAcataaattgaaacaagaatgaagttctaatttaatttgtacaaagagtaaaattggaattaattaattgaaatagaggtattttaaatataaaatgttattaaagtttcagttttCATCTCTAAAAATCAGTCTCCTGTGTCTCTATTTTTTGGAAGTactgaaatattgaaattttagagacagagatagaaattttagtaccaattTATGAGCcaacaaacataaaaataaatctcAATCTTACAGTCTTTGTCTCGGtatctcaaaacaaacgctaccttaacTAATGGTACTTGTTAGCTCCTTAACGAAATGTTGATATTAATGTAACGACTATCACGCTAACGCCAACTTCATTTGACAGATAAGGAAGAATCAATACCCTTCAACTTTTCTAAAATCGATCGGTTCTTTCCACCAATGATAATGTCTTATGTCTGATGCTAGTCATTTTTGAGAATCTCAATGCTATTATTATTGGTGACTTCTTGTGATAGCTGCATTTACACATTGTTTGGATATGTGGAAAATGAAAGGAAAGAAAACTTTTGAAGGAAAAATGAATGGAAAACTTGTTTTACGTCGTTTGGATGGAAGAGAAAAGaggatagaaaagaaaaaagttgcGTGGGACCCATTGAATTTGTTTTCACCCATAACCTGCAAAGAAAActggagaaagaagaagaattaatAGCAAAATGACTTATATACCCTTGAGTTGTTTATGATTTGTGTatcattttattatataattttttggcaaaaaaaaatagagttagttttttttgttatagCATTTAAAAATCATTGAACAAGgaagacaataaaaaaaatatttttgaaaataatatattaaaatcttgaatattaaattaaataattcatttttttagaaaaaataacttaaatacattagtaatatataatttatatataatataaaaagggTATTAATGTAAATTTACTATACTTTcattttttctccttttaattttcttttcatccaaacaaataaaaagtttctctctattttctttctactcattttctctttatccaaacaacatataaaaaaatttacttttccttctattttctttcttctcattttctttcctcctattttcttttctttcattttccaTCCTACATCCAAACATACCCTTAGTTATTCCGCCATACagatatttaacaaaaaatatttagaaaataataaaaaaataatctaaaataatctttatattttttaattatcatttgAATAATtggataatattaaatataataggcgtataattatagatattatataTCTCGAAATTATAGATGCTaagttaaataagataattttgagttattatttttctgtcattatcattattggatgttaaattaatattaattattacaaCTATGTTATGCTACATacaaaatcagccactaaattaatttttttaaataaatcaaataaatacaaaattttcaCATATAAATACACGTATagaaatttacatttttttcctttgttactTATCCTCAAGAGGACGATTTCATAAAGTATGTATCATATTCTTATAGAGGACGAGATAAGTAAGAATATGCTAAGAACGTAAACTGAGATATAACACAGATTTTTCACTGAACGTATCTCGTTTGAAGTGAGGATGAGATACGTTCATAAGTatcttttttttcgttgtgttcAGTGAGGAGCTCATATATGTATATCTCATCTGAGGATGAATTACGTCTTTCATTTCTTTGatttcatttgtttttgaaGTTTTGGAGAGAGTTTTACTTCTTGGtgagtttctaattcatttacGATGACGCAAGTACATCTAATGTATATCAACAGGTTGAATAAGCTCACCCACATTGCAGGAGCGCTCAATCATGAGGTTGGTACTTGAATAAGTATagtatttcaattttatttttgttaaatctAAGTGAGATACATATGCTCCAAGGATATCTAACTGAGCTCTGCTTGCATCGACAGTAGTACTTCAGGCAATCAGAATCCACAATCTTGTACTTTGCATCCTGCTTGATACTATAATTCTTCACCACATATGAACAACTTTTCTGTTTCTAAGCAATGACCCACCCTGAACTTAACTCCCTCATCCAAGTTGTAATCGTCTCCTACTCACCAATGTTGCAAAGTGAATCCTCCTCCATCGCATTAAGATCCAATGTGTGATAGTGGCAGGTCTAGTATACTCAGACTTTATCCAGTACTCCTCACTTGTTACTGGCTGGATGCGGTGCTCATAAGTCTTTTTAATAGACTCCATACATAGCCAAGGATGCACATGATCTTCAGAGTTATGATGTCTTTTTCTAGTTGTAGCTATAGCATGAATGCATGGCATTCCTTTACAGCAAGGCAACAATAAAATGACATAAGCAATGAAAACATCAAACAGACacataaacaataaaattcaCAGCATGATCAGCAGTAAGACTAATTAGTGAGTTGCCATCTGTTACATGAGCAGCTATGCTTGATTAGATCCACATCCGCTTTAGAGCTCTTGTAGGCCACTTCAAAATGTTTGCGCTCGTTATCACCAATCCGCTTTGCATTTCATTTGTTACTTGGTTTGATGAGCGTCTTCAACCTCTTCTCTTGCATTGGCGCAAGTTTCCCTTCGTAAGTCCCTAGCAGTTTCTTGTGTTGAACCATTCAACGCATGATATAGCACCACAATTTCTCACACATTGTGAGTATTGGTTCTCATATGTACTTCACCACCTTTGCATTGAAAAACTCGCACATGTTGTTTGTTAGGTTGTCGACCTTCAGATCATGGCTGAAGTAGGCTCTAACCCAAGTAGCAGGATCAAACTTCATGAAGTAGGCCTAAGCATCCTTGTTAACTTCTTTCAGTCTTTCCATGGTTGACTTGAATTCAGGGACAGTAGTGCATCTTGCATAATCCCACACTATTTTTCTGATATACAAGTCTTTGAAGCAGTTGATAAAATTCTTCCACATGTGAATGGCATAGTTTTTGACATGTGCATTAGGTATTACCGCTTTCAATGCAGGTAGCAAgccctaataaaattgaaataatccTTAATTTGTCAAGTTTACAAACAAATACAATTCACACAAGGACTCATAGAATGCAGAAGAATTGACCAAAAATGAACTAACCTTCTGTTGGTCTGACATAAAATTTCAACTATGGTTGCTCATATCACCAAGATCTTCTTGTAAAAGTGTTAGGAACCACTTCCATGATTCTTTCGATTCAGATCTTGCAATTGCATATGCAACCACATAGAACTGGTTGTTAGCATCCTGTGCGACGGCCGAGAGTAATTGCCCCCATGATAGGGTTTAAGAAATGCTCCATTCAGGTGAAGCAGTAGACTACAACCACTCTTAAATCCGAGTTTGTTGGCCTCAAAACAAATATACAATTTGTCAAATGTAGGGGGTACTTGTGGTTGAGGAATTACGTTTAGCAATGCAGAAGACCCAGGATTACTTATGTGTATCTCCAACAAGTAGTTCCTCAATTTGCCATACTGTTCCCTTTCATTGCCCATCATCCTCTCTCTTGCCTCCTTTACAGCTCTATACACCATTTTTGGATATGCATTAAGGTCAAATTCTTCTCTCAGAAAATTAATAGCTTCATGAGTGGTCATATGTGGGTGTGTTAGCATCCTTTTCTCCACATTCTTGCTAATCCAATATTAATCAGCTGCATTGCTTCCCAGGTCCCTAGCACAAGTGTGTTCATTTTTATATGTCTTCACTTGGAAGCATTGTAATTGCTTATTGTAAGACAAATGGGTAATCCAAGGACAATCTTCATCCTTGTACCCAACCTTAACTTTTTCTATGTCATTCTTGATCCAAGCCAACTCCTTTGCCTTCAGCaataaaagtatattttacAACCTCTTTGAACCTCTCAATTATAGCAAATCTTGTTCCaagttcaaatttttcttttctgaaaCATACTTATCATTGAACTCAGGCCAATGATGTTTGTTTCCCTCATCCTAAGATGAAATAGTTGTATATAGCTCCTCAGATTCATATTCCCACACAATGTCAACATAATTTGTGTCTACATTACTGACATAGTCTAGAATTGCTGACTTTGCAACCCTAGTTCTATTGGGCTCCTTTGCAGACCTAGCTCTATTGGCTGTCTTGCAAGCCCACCTGTGTCGGGCTCATGAGTAGGCCCATTCTTTCTTGCATTAGACTTGTCCTCTAATTCACACGTCTTGCTTGTTTTTTTAGTTGTTTGTTGGGCTGAGTCGTTCTCTTAGAGGAATCAGGCActtgttttttctttcctttggcAGCTATAGTCCTACTGACACCATTTTCATCACTCTCATTATTACTTTCATAATCGGGAGGTGGAGGTGCATACAGCTCATCCTCCGCACTCTTATAACTATCATGATCAGACAACGAGTGATCCAATTCCTccacttgtatatatatatatatatataactcatCAGTGTCTTTGTTTTTCATCTTAGCTTGCCGCATCTAGTTGATTCCTACATCTCCCCTCAGTACATGTAGCACTGACTCTATATCCTTACTCTTTTGATTATACCAGTATGCCTCCTTGTATGCTTGATATCCCAGTTCTTTAAATAATGTTATCAAATCACCTAAATTTACAAAATCCAAGTCCATTGGTGGAAATATCTCAACTTTATCATGTAAATAAACTAACTCACCAGTAGGAACCTTTGAAAAGTAGCTCTATGatgaaaaacaagaataataaaaatatcatccATTAACAATATTGTTCATCACAAAAAATCCAAATAGTTAACAATGAACCAAACTTATCTACTAGGATTAGCCCTAAACATTATTAAACCTGCACttacctaaaccctaaaccccacaTAACCCATCTTCTATCTCCCTCACTAACTATATTATCCAGAAACCACAACCCACGACATGCATAACAAATAACATTAGAACGCACAAATACAATAAGTTTCGAAATAAAGATACTTACCAGTATACACGACACCCTAAACTACACCAAAGAAACTTCACTGGTGCTACTTTACACGAAAACGGCAACATGAAAAAGATCAATCATTGTATTTTTTGGAGAAAAAAGATCACATATATGTTTTAGGACATCAAGTAATTGTGTGAGATTCATATGGGCTTCTTCGAAATTACATTTAAATATAGGAACTACACTCAATATTCTAAAACAGTGACATTTTAAGCGATAGAGACCTATTTGTCCCAAACTTTTTCCGTAGTGGACACATAAAGCTTCCTCAACAACACCGTATCAACACATAAGCACATAACACACCAAATAAACGTCACATAAACTGTCTCTGTTATATTTAAGAAAACATTTTGCATGAAAAAATCCATCTATCATACATTTTAAATAGTGAGggacaattttatattttttaattttaaaaaatgaatttgtccatgaattaaaaattcagaaattaatttatcatttttcctAATTCTTATTATATGAACTTTGGAGACAAAACTTCGAAAGAAATGCAATTTGCAACTTATTGAAGTTGATCACCTTTCTCAGCGGCAAGAATTAGATTAGAGATTTacactttttcaaattttcttaaacaatacaatgcaattttataatattatttctttttttttcataattttctgcTCGAAGCTTTTGATCCATGTGGGGTCTTCAGTATCCATATCCTTGTTTTTGGCATCCAGGTTTCAACCTGAAAAAGATATGCATAATGAGTTTCCTTTCGAGAACAATATTCTTTACATACATGCATACGTTGTTTTCAATATAGGATCGGAGTAAAtgtgatattttattattattattgagaatataaagaatatatataatataattagaaaaattaaagcCAAATAAACATATATTATACACATCAAAATGTCGTGTGAGAATTCACCGACAGACCGAACTTCTCTTTTCAACACACATATAAAGTATAAACCATTATTGATTAATCATTGCcgattttcaaaacaaaattcaatgaCATTCATATTTGtcctatttttaatatatattttttctttttttgttcatatATTCTTCCGAGCTGCCGAGCTAGGTTGGATATGAAATCAAACTATGTTTTGCATTTCATGGTATGTTCATATCCATatttggttgtggttgtgtTGTGAATCCCCAAATGCTCATTACTGACATTACACAAAGTAAACGCTGAACTTTTtaaggtgttttttttttcacaataaCTAAATTATATACCTCATATGATGGTATCCGAGGTTAGATTTCTCTGTGAattcaaacataaaaatatgataCGGTAATgtgagagaaaaacaaaaaaaaataaaatttatcttatttaatatttattaattattacaataattaataaataataaataaaataaattttgattaaatttttttgttattaaacattttttatataatattattacaatAATGTTCTACAATCAAGTTAGCTAATTAAGTTAGTATAACTTATTTGACATCTACAAGCCATTATCTTTAATTGTTTTTTGACTAAACACGTCATTATACGCATGTAACTGTCTTTTGATGGCTTCTTTCTCTGtggatttcatttttttttaatttttctgtgtttttcttcttttcttcattcctcatctttctcttttattattgtcGTTGTCATCACTGCCACGCACtacctcctcttcctcctcctcctcctcttctatcatcattattattatcatcaacaTTATCCTTTTCGTTATTGTCGTCTTCTTCTTATTATATGTATAACAATTCAAATTCAGAATACACCAAACACTCAAACAAACTCAATTTAAAACAAGTTCAGACCAGAATgcaccaaaattaaattctaaatgccctgaaattaaattcaaaatacaccaaaattactaAATGATAAATCAAAACCCCTTCCCAttcttcattatcatcatcatcatcatcttctcctcctcttctttttttctcatctttctCTTTCGTTATCATCATTGTCACCACCACCACAttacctcctcctcctcctcttcctcctcctattctcatttgaatttcttcgatctcctccttttttctcctcctccatcatcatttttatcatcatcattatcgtTATTGTCATTATCGTTatcttttttatatgtataacagTTCAAATTCAAAATGCACCAAAATTCATTAATAATGATGACACAAACAAACTCAGTTTAAAATAAGTTAAGACCAAAATGCATCGAAATTAAATCCATAATGCACTAAAACTCAAATCTAGAATGCACTGAACTCAaaactcctccttctcctccttcttcttcttcatcattatcattatcatcatcgtcttctttatttcttgttcatcattttattcttattttacttTCTCATTATTCTTCtagttttactctcttaacaaaaataaaaataaaaaaaataactacatGAAAAACACTGGTTAACATCGAATTTATCGTCGTCCTGTATTTGACAGTATAAACGGCATCAAAAATCTCTTACCGACGAATTTTTCGTCAGTGTTTTCAATAGATTGTCCAACCTGAGTTGATGATTATCATCGGATTAATGCAACAGTACATCCGTCGAtaggatttttctttttttcttttggcacAGTTTAGCCACAACTAACagtcaaatcaaattaaaactcTTGTTAACGAAATTGTTATCAGAAATCTAAAATTAGCATaaatcaacaaattattttattaaaaataaatggtatgaatacaataaaatatcaCAGAAGTAAAGTAATGTAccctaaacaaacaaaaatgcataaaatcctAACCCTATAGATCCTGATAATCGTTGTTGTCGTCGTCGACGTCGTGGTCCCCCTGCTAAGACGGCAGAGTAGAGACAAACAAAATACAGAGAGAATGGATTACCTACTTTTAACGGTGAAAGTGAATCCAACCCTTTTATTTCGAATTCAAAAATTCAGAATGAACCAAACCTCCCCAAGTAGGATTCGAACCTACGACCAGTCAGTTGGCGAAGGCTTCTTATTCCGCAACAATGAAAgcactttttcactttttcatatAATAGGGTATTTCACTTGGAAGGCAGCCCCTACAGCAGCGTCGCCACTGGAACCAGTAGCGCTGCTGCCTCCAGCGCGCATCTGCTGGTTGTACTCCTCCATCTGCTGTCGCAACCGATCAAATTGCTCCAACTTCTTCGTCAGGTCCAAGCTGGTGGCAACGCATGCAAGAATCTTTCGATACCTCTGCTCAAACTGCTCCTGCTGCTGGTGAAGCTCCTATGTTAGAGCTTCTGCACTCCTCCATCAGGTCGATAACTTCCTAGGGATCAGTAGGGCTGGTGGTAGAAGCAGAGGCAAAGGAAGCTGCCAACACTAGCACTACTAGGCGGCTAAACTTGCTGGGTCGCGACCTCCAACCTCTGTTGATACTCCTCCTGCAGCACACACTTTAGTTGTGATTAGGataatagttaaataattgACTTGAAACCAAATAATGTTGAAATTTTGGATTAATTATTTAAACTCACATAATGGGCCGCCGACCGCTCGTCAACAAATCTCTCCTTGTTTGTCTTCAAAGTATGTGTATACTTGAAGGTCTCCGCTAGTGTCGCCTCACGAACCAACAACTTAGAccataaattaatatatcaatCAAACAAGTAAATATTTATGAAGCAGGAAATCTTTATTCTAATTTCGAAagcataattttaatttttttgaattcactgaaaatcttataaaaattttgacagaGTCTCCCCTGAAATTCGAATTTATCCACTATTGAAGGTTCCATCCAAACCAAATTAACATCATTATTTTCACAATAAAgtatttttcaaacaatttcaGCAGCAAGAATGAGCAAACAGTTAAATAATCCAATATTTTTCAGTAATCTCAGAGCCTAATCTAACATATTTTAACCTATTCCAAccacctaaatccactaaaactaaaaattaaacacCCTAAACTCTACTAACTACTTAAGTAACttgataatgaaaaagaaaattaacaccCTAAACTCTACTAACTAATTCAATTAACTTCTATAACATAAAACAATGTCAAAGTTCTTACTAGtctcatcttcatcttcatgaAGGTCGCCAACCCACCTGTATACCTCGACGACTTGGGCGAAGCCCTGTTGATGATGTTTGTCAGACGACGATGCTTGAACTCCTCGTTATCTCTAAAATGAGCATCCAGGTCACGCTTGATGTTTAGGTGGATCCACATCGTCAAGTGGTCTTTTCCTTGACAAACATTGCTCATCATCTGCTAAATGTTTGTCAGACGACGATGCTTGAACTCCTCGTTATCTCTAAAATGAGCATCCAGGTCACGCTTGATGTTTAGGTGGATCCACATCGTCAAGTGGTCTTTTCCTTGACAAACATTGCTCATCATCTGCTAAAAATGTTTTCCTGCTCAGTGGTCATAGATCTTCCAAATCATGAGGTTATATTTCACATTCCATATGAATTTCAATCGCACAAAGTGATTCACCAATATTTGTTTGTTGGAATAAAATACAGTTCAAATACAGTAAATTAATTCTAACCAAATTGGTTTTTTACCACCCACTTTTGAAACCAGCACTCTCTAGTCTCAACCGGAATCTACGTGTAGGTTGGCCACGGGTGATCGTACATAGACTTCATGACCCCGGATATCTCCTATGTGCAAGCATTAGGGTTCGGTGCAAACCTTTCAGAGAATAAACCGCACATTAacaatcaaataagataaacaaACTTAACATAAACAAACTTAAGATAAACAaacttaatattaaaaaattaaacttacgACTCCATGCCATCGAGCCAAATCCTCAACCGGATGACGGGCGGTGGTGGTGGGGCATCTTGCCCGGGGGCATTGGAGGTATCACCCATCGCGGGCTCTATCGACGTCATCACTGCATCTGCAGGGGCCATAGCAAAAGGAGGAACTCAGTTCGGGTTTGGGACCATGATAAATTGCTGGTCAGATAGACCCGCATGTGACGTCATAGGGGTCAACGGGGTATCCGGGGTAGAGAGCGATGATTGGGCAGCCCTGGAGAATTTGGTGGAAGTCCGCCATCTACCACGACCACATGTCCCACTCAACCTACCTCTGCTACCTGTTGTGATGTCTGTACAGTGAATACATTAATAACATAACAAACACCAACAAATAATAACATAAGAAGAAATTcaagaaataacaaataattcgAAAAGTGGTTtaatttagtaaataaaaaaaggaaattacataatcttttagtttcaaaataattaaattatactttCAAATCATTCTAACTTTATTCTATCttattttctatcttattttcttttcaaagtaTTCTAACTTTCATAGCATTCTAACAAAGCATTCTAATTttgttaacaattttttaaaatattctaactTTCAAAGCATTCTAACAATCCAGAAATTATCCTATGCAAACTCAAGAAAGCAC comes from the Arachis duranensis cultivar V14167 chromosome 7, aradu.V14167.gnm2.J7QH, whole genome shotgun sequence genome and includes:
- the LOC107458011 gene encoding autophagy protein 5 yields the protein MSGAATVSASEAHKLVWEGSVPLLIHLHDSEVTTLPPPPPALVLAPRLGYLPLLISELKPYFSSTLPPGVDTLWFEYRGLPLKWYIPTGVLFDLLCVEPERPWNLTVHFRGYPSNLLLPCEGEDSVKWSFINSLKEAAYVTKGNCKNVMNMSQSDQVELWRSVLNGNLESYQRVSSKLKLGTFEDEYTENISAVSTASQQNSGEADAAAQVKSGRIPVRLYVWTVTEDFDDLESAPQIDNWDKVHSFGAGKYFSLNDAIKSLLPEYFPGSSFDNLGDASTKQSVGDERENTCDPDSSSLPLENAEIKLVRIQGIEPCLEIPFSWVVNNLMNPEYFLHICVCLKVSEANALQ